CGGGACTACGATTCACGTTGACCCCTCAAACGAATCTGGAGAAAAATATCATAGCAATCCCATACTGGAATAAATTTCCAGAAACCTGAGATCCAAACTTTTAAAAATTGAATTAGCTGTGTCAGAACAGGTTTTAAAACACGCAAACGACCATCCTGAAAATATATGATCTTAAGTAACACAAAAATAAATGATATTCTTAACTAAAACACAAAGTACTATTAGATCATCTATTTTAAAAATTCCACCATATTTTTATAGAAAGTTCTTGAAGGTAGAAATTAATAGCTCTTTACATTGCTTTTTAATTCTCAAGAAGCAGCAATTCTGGAAAATTAAACCTTCATTTATCTTTGGGAATCCAAAATATTAAAACTATAAATCCTCCATAGTAACACGAATGTACTAGTATTTAACATATTTATTCATAACTTATTTATATATCAATGCCAAAGTAGTATTACTATATAACATTATAAAATCACACTTTTAAATACTCAACTACGAAAGGTGGTCAAAGGTCATGGAATTTCTAACACTGGGAACTGATACATTGCCTACAGAACTCAATATATTGATAATAGCCTCTGCATTTCTGCTTGGTGCACTGCACGCACTGGAGCCAGGTCATGGAAAATCCATCATGGCGGTTTTTGTAATGGGAACGGACGCAGACCTGAAAGATGCACTTCTGCTGGGCATCACTATCGTTTTCTCCCATGTCATAGTCGTACTGGGACTGGGAGTTGCTTCCATCTATCTTGTGAACCTGCTGGACGTGGACCTGACCCACGATATCATGAGCGTGGTCGGAGGAGTAATACTCATAGGTGTCGGATTCTGGATATTAAGGAAATTCTACCATCCCCATGAACATCCCATCGATACGAAAAAAGGAGTTGTTGCCATCGGTCTTTCCACAGGTTTGATCCCATGTCCTGCAGCACTTGCAGTATTGTTGTTCAGTATTGCAAATAACCAGGTGTATAACGGTCTTATCTATGTGCTTATATTCAGTGCGGGACTGGCAATAGCCATAACTTCACTCTCAGTTACCTTCGTTAAAGGAAAAGGGTTCATCGAAGGTTACATGGGCAGCAAGAACATCAGTAAACTCCCCCTTATCAGTGGTACGATTATCATAGTAATAGGCGCATTCACACTCCTCCACCCACTGCTTGAGAATTTTGCACCTGCATTGCATATTTGAGATTTGAAGATAAAATGGGAGTTCAAACACTCCCATATGTTTCTTGCAATAAGAGGGCATCACCTTCATTATCAGGACTTTCGCATATCAGAAGACCTTTCACATTAAAATCCTTAAGTGCCCTCATAAGTTCCGCATATTCCAGGTCGGAGTCCTCCAGATTCAGGTGATTCTTCTCACCCTTTTCACCATATTCGATCCCTGATACATGCATATGCATATCATCCAGTCCTTCACGCCCGAGTTCATTTTCAACCAGTTCAAGCGCAGAGGAAAATTCTTCATAAGTATTGACCTCTCCGTCCCTTGCATGCAGGTGTGCAAAATCGATGCATGGCAGCACACCATCAATATCCCGGCTCAGTTTCACGTTTTCCACCAGACTTCCGAACTGGCTTGCCTTGCCGGTGGTTTCAGGACGCAGGATCACATTTATGTTTTCATCTGCAAGCCTGGTAGTAAGTTCTTTAAGAATTGCAGAGACCCTTTCATACACCTTTTCAGGCGAGTCCTTATGATAATATGCGGGATGGAAGACAATATTCCTGGCACCGCAGATACTTCCGATATTTGCCGACCTGTATATCCTTTCGATGCTGGCATCTACTTTTTCTGGCTCAGTGGAATTAAGGTTGATATAATAGGGGCTGTGTACACTCAGCAGGATATCTTGGTTTTTCGCTTTTTCAAAAACATTTCCCGCGGTCTTCTCTCCCATTTTGACACCACGGACGAATTCCAGTTCCATGCAGCCAAGACCGAGCTCCTGAACCCTCTCAATTCCTGCAATACTGTTTCTCTTCTTTGAGCTTTTCGGCGTCCCTGCTGTGCCAAAGAAAAGTTTTTCAGGTTTCATCATACCAGGCCGAGCTTTGCCTTAAGCTCCTTCATTTTCTCTGTTGATAACTTTTCTTCAACTATTTCCATGAAGGAGTCAATGTCTTCCTCTTCCAGTGACCTGATATCCTCTTTTCCTTCCATTGCAAGCTGCACAAGATAATCGAGCTCATCCGTGTCAAGCTTTTCAAGCCTGTTTTTGAAATCCTCACCGGATTCTGCTACCTTGTGGGATATC
The window above is part of the Methanolobus zinderi genome. Proteins encoded here:
- a CDS encoding sulfite exporter TauE/SafE family protein, encoding MEFLTLGTDTLPTELNILIIASAFLLGALHALEPGHGKSIMAVFVMGTDADLKDALLLGITIVFSHVIVVLGLGVASIYLVNLLDVDLTHDIMSVVGGVILIGVGFWILRKFYHPHEHPIDTKKGVVAIGLSTGLIPCPAALAVLLFSIANNQVYNGLIYVLIFSAGLAIAITSLSVTFVKGKGFIEGYMGSKNISKLPLISGTIIIVIGAFTLLHPLLENFAPALHI
- a CDS encoding TIM barrel protein is translated as MKPEKLFFGTAGTPKSSKKRNSIAGIERVQELGLGCMELEFVRGVKMGEKTAGNVFEKAKNQDILLSVHSPYYINLNSTEPEKVDASIERIYRSANIGSICGARNIVFHPAYYHKDSPEKVYERVSAILKELTTRLADENINVILRPETTGKASQFGSLVENVKLSRDIDGVLPCIDFAHLHARDGEVNTYEEFSSALELVENELGREGLDDMHMHVSGIEYGEKGEKNHLNLEDSDLEYAELMRALKDFNVKGLLICESPDNEGDALLLQETYGSV